One Natator depressus isolate rNatDep1 chromosome 13, rNatDep2.hap1, whole genome shotgun sequence genomic region harbors:
- the LOC141997155 gene encoding olfactory receptor 5AP2-like — protein sequence MEKAEGRNQTPIVKFILLGFGNVPELQPLLFLVFLVIYIVTVAGNILIIALVVTDQHLHIPMYFFLGHLSCLEICYTSTILPRLLASLLTGDRSISVKGCILQLYLFGVMSTTECLLLMAMSYDRYVAICNPLRYDALMNGRVCCQLVAGSWISSFVGCAIVDIFFFRLTFCNSKEIDHFFCDFSPMIKLSCDDTQTLQLVTFTISAIGTIVPCLLVLTSYVCIIATILRIPSTTGRQKAFSTCSSHLIVVIVYYGTLITVYVAPTANTPKVLHKLFSVFYTVLTPMINPVIYSLRNKEVNESLRKAILKLIAFKKSIKINR from the coding sequence ATGGAGAAAGCGGAAGGAAGAAATCAAACACCCATCGTGAAATTCATCCTTTTAGGATTTGGGAATGtccctgagctgcagcccctTCTCTTCCTCGTGTTTCTAGTGATCTACATTGTgactgtggcagggaacatcctCATTATTGCGCTAGTTGTGACTGATCAGCACCTTCACatccccatgtacttcttcctggggcACTTGTCCTGCTTGGAGATCTGCTACACCTCCACCATCCTGCCCAGGCtgctggccagtctcctgactggggacagaTCCATTTCTGTTAAGGGCTGCATTCTGCAATTATACTTATTTGGTGTCATGTCAACTACAGAATGTCTGCTGCTCATGGCAATGTCTTATGATCGGTATGTAGCGATATGCAATCCACTCCGTTATGATGCTCTGATGAATGGCAGGGTTTGTTGCCAACTGGTGGCAGGGTCCTGGATAAGTAGCTTTGTGGGCTGCGCCATAGTAGATATTTTCTTTTTCCGATTAACGTTCTGTAATTCCAAAGAAATTGAtcatttcttttgtgatttttcaCCCATGATTAAGCTGTCCTGTGATGACACCCAGACTCTTCAACTGGTAACATTTACTATCTCTGCCATAGGGACAATTGTGCCCTGTCTACTGGTCCTGACATCCTACGTTTGTATCATCGCCACCATCCTGAGAATCCCTTCCACCACAGGgaggcaaaaggccttttccacctgctcctctcacctcattGTGGTTATAGTTTACTATGGGACACTGATTACTGTCTATGTGGCTCCAACAGCTAATACTCCCAAGGTCCTACACAAACTCTTCTCTGTCTTCTACACAGTCCTGACTCCCATGATCAACCCtgtcatctacagcctgagaaacaaagaGGTCAATGAGTCCCTGAGAAAAGCTATTCTTAAACTGATTGCTTtcaaaaaatctattaaaattaatagataa